A genomic region of Mitsuaria sp. 7 contains the following coding sequences:
- the kynU gene encoding kynureninase: MTTRQDCLALDAADPLAPLKDQFSLPAGTLYLDGNSLGAMPKATAARVQQVIAEEWGRDLIKSWNTAGWIDLPSRIGDKIGRLIGAKPGETIVADSTSLNLYKVLSAALRIVRAGDADGRRTVVVSERSNFPTDLYIAESLAEQFGMTLHLVDHVDEIPGLLNDKLAVLMLTEVNYRTGRKHDMKAVTAAAHAAGALTVWDLAHSAGAIPVDLNGADADFAIGCGYKYLNGGPGAPAFVWAHPRHADRFWQPLSGWLGHAAPFQFTSNYAPAPGIKRYICGTPAILSTAALECGVDTLLAAEPFGGMAALREKSIALTELFARLAEQRCGGQGVYVVSPREAAHRGSQVCLALKAPLHETTGYAVVQALIERGVIGDFRAGDPTRLDEVPHILRFGFTPLYIGYTDAWDAVEHLHQVLATGEWREARFNKKAAVT, from the coding sequence GAAGGACCAGTTCTCGCTGCCCGCGGGCACGCTCTACCTGGACGGCAATTCGCTGGGCGCGATGCCCAAGGCGACTGCGGCGCGCGTGCAGCAGGTGATCGCCGAGGAATGGGGCCGCGACCTGATCAAGAGCTGGAACACCGCCGGCTGGATCGACTTGCCCTCACGCATCGGCGACAAGATCGGCCGCCTGATCGGCGCGAAACCCGGCGAGACGATCGTCGCGGACTCCACCTCGCTCAACCTCTACAAGGTGCTGAGCGCGGCGCTGCGCATCGTCAGGGCCGGCGACGCTGACGGCCGCCGCACGGTCGTCGTCTCCGAGCGCAGCAACTTCCCCACCGACCTCTACATCGCGGAGAGCCTCGCCGAGCAATTCGGCATGACGCTCCACCTCGTCGACCACGTCGACGAGATCCCCGGCCTGCTGAACGACAAGCTCGCCGTGCTCATGCTGACCGAGGTCAACTACCGCACCGGCCGCAAGCACGACATGAAGGCGGTGACGGCCGCGGCGCACGCGGCCGGCGCGCTGACGGTGTGGGACCTCGCGCACTCGGCGGGCGCGATCCCGGTCGACCTGAACGGCGCGGATGCGGACTTCGCCATCGGCTGCGGCTACAAGTACCTCAACGGCGGCCCCGGCGCGCCCGCCTTCGTCTGGGCGCATCCTCGTCACGCGGACCGCTTCTGGCAGCCGCTGTCAGGCTGGCTGGGCCATGCGGCGCCGTTCCAGTTCACCTCGAATTACGCGCCCGCGCCAGGCATCAAGCGCTACATCTGCGGCACGCCGGCGATCCTGTCGACGGCGGCGCTGGAGTGCGGCGTCGACACGCTGCTGGCGGCCGAGCCCTTCGGTGGCATGGCCGCGCTGCGCGAGAAGTCGATCGCGTTGACCGAGCTCTTCGCGCGCCTGGCCGAGCAGCGCTGCGGCGGGCAAGGCGTCTACGTCGTCTCGCCGCGCGAGGCCGCGCATCGAGGCAGCCAGGTCTGCCTCGCGCTGAAGGCACCGCTGCATGAGACGACCGGCTACGCGGTCGTGCAGGCGCTGATCGAGCGCGGCGTGATCGGCGACTTCCGCGCCGGCGACCCGACGCGGCTCGACGAGGTGCCGCACATCCTGCGCTTCGGCTTCACGCCGCTGTACATCGGCTACACCGACGCGTGGGACGCGGTCGAGCATCTGCATCAGGTGCTGGCCACCGGGGAATGGCGCGAGGCGCGCTTCAACAAGAAGGCGGCAGTGACATGA